Proteins encoded together in one Halalkaliarchaeum sp. AArc-CO window:
- a CDS encoding cbb3-type cytochrome c oxidase subunit I: MSGAHAGDEHGSPAPVESEGEDDDHSHHLPPKSTLKRWFVTTNHKDVGILYTLTALFFLLFGGMLALLIRMQMWVPGDQVLTGLAYNEAVTAHGLLMVFWFLSPLAFGFANYFVPLQIGAEDLAFPRLNALSYWLYLLSGVLFAISFFQGGTLDAGWTIYAPLNLPAYTPSIGSTGAILALGMFLTASTASTMNFLVTIHHSRAEGMGLWDMPMFTWTILLTVWMMLFAFATLLAAALILLSDRIFGSVYFSATEGGSLLWGHLFWFFGHPEVYIVFFPALGVMLELFQTFAGKRLVGRKWVIIAMCLIAIQSFLVWMHHMFLTTINLEIKTLMMATTIGISLPFDLLVFALIYTLIKGRVRFTTPFLFAFGALLLFILGGITGVFLGAIVLDYEFRGTYWVVAHFHYVMFGGATALFGGLYYWFPKMTGKMYDELLGKLHFAIFFVSFNVVYFSMFLAWETPRRVFEYNVDFITFHQFGTIGAFLLGGSFFIMFYNFFKSYVSGPDAADNPWRYTRTAEWAVPSPPPLENWSGRPSYASGRLEFVSDAVPDGGHAGSTDSINASPGDHASHASIWPFWISVGLFVFFLGLSGLADQITLEAGASSIDGYFYPITTAVGLAGLIYACVKFGLEDFFAPASEVAERWPFEGIEKNKLGVWFFLASDVMVFGAFLSAAVFIRVNAGWTAWEPIPDATFGLINTFVLLTSSFTVILALVAAQRGDSRKLVGALGATMLLGFTFFGIKLFEWYEKIYIDGITLSSSVQASTYYVTTGLHAVHVIIGLLIAAFLIARAARGAYLEDERSIEYFGLYWHFVDIVWVFLFPLFYLM, translated from the coding sequence ATGAGCGGCGCCCACGCCGGGGACGAACACGGATCGCCCGCCCCCGTCGAATCCGAAGGAGAAGACGACGATCACAGCCACCACCTCCCTCCGAAATCGACGCTGAAACGGTGGTTCGTCACGACGAACCACAAGGACGTCGGCATCCTCTACACCCTGACTGCGCTGTTCTTTCTGCTTTTCGGCGGCATGCTCGCGCTGCTCATCCGGATGCAGATGTGGGTGCCCGGCGACCAGGTCCTGACGGGGCTCGCGTACAACGAGGCGGTGACCGCCCACGGCCTGTTGATGGTGTTTTGGTTCCTCTCGCCGCTGGCGTTCGGCTTCGCGAACTACTTCGTCCCCCTGCAGATCGGCGCGGAGGACCTGGCGTTCCCCCGGCTCAACGCGCTATCGTACTGGCTGTACCTCCTCTCGGGGGTCCTGTTTGCGATCTCGTTTTTCCAGGGCGGAACGCTGGACGCCGGCTGGACGATCTACGCGCCGCTGAATCTGCCGGCGTACACGCCCAGCATCGGCTCGACGGGGGCGATCCTCGCACTCGGCATGTTCCTCACCGCCTCGACCGCCTCGACGATGAACTTCCTCGTGACGATCCATCACTCGCGGGCGGAGGGGATGGGGCTGTGGGACATGCCGATGTTCACCTGGACGATCCTGCTTACTGTCTGGATGATGTTGTTCGCCTTCGCGACGCTGCTGGCGGCGGCGCTGATCTTGCTTTCCGACCGGATCTTCGGCAGCGTCTACTTCTCCGCGACCGAGGGAGGGTCGTTACTGTGGGGGCATCTGTTCTGGTTCTTCGGCCATCCGGAGGTGTACATCGTCTTCTTCCCTGCGCTGGGGGTGATGCTGGAACTGTTCCAGACGTTCGCCGGCAAGCGTCTCGTCGGCCGCAAGTGGGTGATCATCGCGATGTGTCTGATCGCGATCCAGTCGTTCCTGGTGTGGATGCATCACATGTTCCTCACGACGATCAACCTCGAGATCAAGACGCTGATGATGGCGACCACCATCGGCATCTCGCTCCCGTTCGATCTGCTCGTGTTCGCGCTTATCTACACCCTGATCAAGGGACGTGTCCGGTTTACTACGCCGTTTTTGTTCGCGTTCGGGGCGCTGCTTCTGTTCATCCTCGGTGGGATCACCGGGGTTTTCCTCGGTGCGATTGTGCTCGACTACGAGTTCCGGGGCACCTACTGGGTCGTCGCGCACTTCCATTACGTGATGTTCGGCGGCGCGACCGCCCTCTTCGGCGGGCTCTACTACTGGTTCCCGAAAATGACCGGGAAAATGTACGACGAGCTCCTCGGAAAGCTCCACTTCGCGATCTTCTTCGTCTCCTTCAACGTCGTCTACTTCTCGATGTTCCTCGCCTGGGAGACGCCCCGCCGCGTCTTCGAGTACAACGTCGACTTCATAACGTTCCATCAGTTCGGGACGATCGGTGCGTTCCTGCTGGGTGGATCGTTCTTCATCATGTTCTACAACTTCTTCAAGAGCTACGTTTCCGGCCCGGACGCGGCCGACAATCCCTGGCGGTACACCCGGACTGCCGAGTGGGCGGTTCCCTCTCCGCCGCCGCTGGAAAACTGGTCCGGGCGCCCCAGCTACGCCTCCGGAAGGCTCGAGTTCGTCTCCGACGCGGTGCCCGACGGCGGACACGCGGGTTCGACCGACTCGATAAACGCCAGTCCGGGGGACCACGCCTCTCACGCCAGCATCTGGCCGTTCTGGATCAGCGTCGGGCTGTTCGTGTTCTTCCTCGGACTGTCGGGGCTGGCCGACCAGATCACACTCGAGGCGGGCGCAAGCAGTATCGACGGCTACTTCTACCCGATCACGACCGCCGTCGGGCTCGCGGGGCTCATCTACGCGTGTGTCAAGTTCGGCCTCGAAGACTTCTTCGCGCCCGCAAGCGAGGTCGCCGAGCGGTGGCCCTTCGAGGGGATCGAGAAGAACAAACTCGGCGTGTGGTTCTTCCTCGCCTCCGACGTGATGGTGTTCGGTGCGTTCCTCTCGGCGGCGGTGTTCATCCGCGTCAACGCCGGCTGGACCGCCTGGGAGCCGATCCCCGACGCCACCTTCGGCCTCATAAACACGTTCGTTCTGCTGACCTCCTCGTTTACGGTGATCCTTGCGCTCGTTGCCGCACAACGGGGGGACAGTCGCAAGCTCGTCGGCGCTCTCGGAGCGACGATGCTGCTCGGATTTACCTTCTTCGGCATCAAGCTGTTCGAGTGGTACGAGAAGATCTACATCGACGGGATCACTCTCAGCTCCAGCGTCCAGGCGTCGACGTACTACGTCACCACCGGCCTCCACGCCGTGCACGTCATCATCGGCCTGCTCATCGCCGCGTTCCTGATCGCCAGGGCCGCCAGGGGCGCCTACCTGGAGGACGAACGGTCGATCGAGTACTTCGGGCTGTACTGGCACTTCGTCGATATCGTCTGGGTGTTCCTCTTCCCGCTGTTCTACCTGATGTGA
- the coxB gene encoding cytochrome c oxidase subunit II has product MTCVLLSGLLLQVRPGEWRSQADVFEEIFFVFLALGTLVGIVVVAYTLYNAYKYRDNGEPEDDEENRPTLGELPTGDDGGKGKKLFLSFGISAIIVISLVVYAYTLLIYVESGPDVDPEAELEIDVEGYQFGWEFEYPNGHSVDNELRVPADQVVYLHVTSRDVWHNFGSPELRIKTDSIPGETSTTWFLEEETGTYTAECFELCGSGHSYMKADIIVMEPGEFEEWYEGTDPEADENGGENAETDDADDAETDDAETDDADDSDADDTSSSLTGPALGAVVSSGGVAA; this is encoded by the coding sequence ATGACATGTGTACTCTTATCGGGACTCCTCCTGCAGGTTCGACCCGGGGAATGGCGGTCTCAGGCGGACGTGTTCGAGGAGATCTTCTTCGTGTTCCTCGCGCTCGGGACGCTCGTGGGGATCGTCGTGGTCGCCTACACGCTTTACAACGCCTACAAGTACCGGGACAACGGCGAGCCCGAGGACGACGAAGAAAACCGACCGACTCTCGGTGAGCTCCCGACGGGAGACGACGGTGGAAAAGGAAAGAAGCTGTTCCTCTCGTTCGGCATCAGCGCCATCATCGTCATCAGTCTGGTCGTGTACGCGTACACCCTGTTGATCTACGTCGAATCGGGGCCTGACGTCGATCCCGAGGCCGAACTCGAGATAGACGTCGAAGGCTACCAGTTCGGTTGGGAGTTCGAGTATCCGAACGGGCACTCCGTGGACAACGAACTGCGAGTTCCGGCCGATCAGGTGGTGTACCTCCACGTGACATCACGGGACGTGTGGCACAACTTCGGCTCGCCGGAGTTACGCATCAAAACCGACTCCATCCCCGGCGAAACCTCCACGACCTGGTTCCTCGAGGAGGAAACGGGAACGTACACCGCCGAATGCTTCGAGCTGTGCGGAAGCGGTCACTCGTACATGAAAGCAGACATTATCGTAATGGAACCTGGCGAGTTCGAGGAGTGGTACGAAGGAACGGATCCGGAAGCTGACGAAAACGGCGGAGAAAACGCCGAAACTGACGACGCCGATGACGCCGAAACTGACGACGCCGAAACTGACGACGCCGACGACTCGGACGCTGACGATACGTCGTCTTCGCTGACCGGCCCGGCTCTCGGAGCCGTCGTCTCCTCCGGAGGTGTCGCTGCATGA
- a CDS encoding type IV pilin N-terminal domain-containing protein — MKLQTLFTERRAVSPVIGVILMVAITVILAAVIGTFVLGLGDQVGDTAPNANWGAEFDANGGENGTVTFTHQGGDAVEASELSITASDSTVFEAMNAAEPSDARLAAGDTISREISDNFGGTTTANLVWEKGDRSSILRSITITVD; from the coding sequence ATGAAATTACAGACATTATTTACGGAACGGCGCGCAGTTTCTCCGGTTATCGGCGTCATACTGATGGTCGCGATTACCGTGATCCTGGCGGCAGTGATCGGCACGTTCGTGCTCGGACTGGGCGACCAGGTCGGAGACACCGCCCCCAACGCGAACTGGGGCGCGGAATTCGATGCGAACGGGGGCGAAAACGGCACAGTGACGTTCACCCACCAGGGCGGTGACGCGGTGGAGGCGTCGGAACTCTCGATCACCGCATCGGACAGTACCGTGTTCGAGGCCATGAACGCCGCCGAACCCAGCGACGCTCGATTGGCCGCCGGTGACACGATCAGCAGGGAGATCAGCGATAATTTCGGCGGAACCACCACCGCGAACCTCGTCTGGGAAAAGGGCGACCGCTCGAGCATTCTGCGCTCGATCACGATCACCGTCGACTAG
- the trxA gene encoding thioredoxin, producing the protein MPGSKRQSMSTQLESDEPVIVNGTAEFEELIADGETVLVDFHADWCGPCQMMEPVVEEIAADTDAVVAKVDVDANQPLAQNYGVRGVPTLLLFDGGEAVERLVGVQSSEQLTAVVERYA; encoded by the coding sequence ATCCCAGGGTCCAAACGACAGTCGATGTCAACGCAACTCGAATCCGACGAACCAGTGATCGTCAACGGAACCGCCGAGTTCGAAGAGCTGATCGCGGACGGAGAGACCGTTCTCGTCGACTTCCACGCCGACTGGTGTGGCCCCTGTCAGATGATGGAGCCCGTAGTCGAAGAGATCGCCGCAGACACCGACGCAGTCGTCGCAAAGGTCGACGTCGACGCCAACCAGCCGCTGGCACAAAACTACGGCGTTCGCGGCGTGCCGACCCTGCTGCTCTTCGATGGGGGCGAGGCGGTCGAACGGCTCGTCGGTGTCCAGTCGTCCGAACAGCTAACTGCTGTCGTCGAGCGGTACGCCTAA
- a CDS encoding aminotransferase class V-fold PLP-dependent enzyme gives MKPAELRSEIPAVQNVAYMNTGASGPSPRRVVEAAHGYLERVEYDVHASGDIYEFTFGEYERIREEIAEFVGASPAELALTESTTDGIARFASGIDWEPGDIVVRTDLEHPAGILPWQRLEREGVEVRVVETENGRIDLDEFTDAVSDAKLACFSALTWTHGTRLPISELADIAREAGALTLVDAVQVPGQAPFDVEEWGADAVASAGHKWLLGLWGGGFLYVRREVADRLEPRSIGYRSVQSPGDSSFRFKQGAPRLEIGTTNLAAHVGLLEAIETMESVGLETIQGRIRDLTDRFKAGVPDERLLSPREYESGLVTVDVSDPEETVERLDDAGFTVRSIPPMNAVRISLHVFNTPAEVDALLAELDWEL, from the coding sequence ATGAAACCCGCAGAACTCAGATCAGAGATTCCAGCCGTACAGAACGTGGCGTACATGAACACGGGCGCGAGCGGTCCGAGCCCTCGACGGGTCGTCGAGGCCGCCCACGGTTACCTCGAGCGTGTAGAGTACGACGTTCACGCCTCGGGCGACATCTACGAGTTTACGTTCGGGGAATACGAACGGATCAGGGAGGAAATCGCGGAGTTTGTGGGTGCCTCGCCGGCGGAACTGGCGCTCACCGAGAGTACGACCGACGGGATCGCCCGGTTCGCGTCCGGGATCGACTGGGAGCCGGGGGACATCGTCGTCAGAACGGATCTCGAGCATCCTGCAGGGATCTTGCCCTGGCAGCGGCTCGAACGCGAGGGCGTCGAGGTCCGCGTCGTCGAAACCGAAAACGGCCGGATCGACTTAGACGAGTTTACCGACGCCGTCTCGGATGCGAAGCTCGCGTGTTTCAGCGCGCTCACCTGGACCCACGGGACACGGCTTCCGATCTCGGAGCTTGCAGACATCGCCCGCGAGGCGGGAGCGCTCACGCTCGTCGACGCCGTCCAGGTACCGGGGCAGGCACCCTTCGACGTCGAAGAGTGGGGAGCCGACGCCGTCGCCTCCGCCGGCCACAAGTGGCTGCTCGGGCTCTGGGGCGGCGGCTTCCTCTACGTCCGGCGCGAGGTGGCCGACCGGCTCGAACCGCGGTCGATCGGCTATCGGAGCGTCCAGTCGCCCGGTGATTCGTCGTTCCGGTTCAAGCAGGGTGCTCCCCGCCTGGAGATCGGGACGACGAACCTGGCGGCCCACGTCGGACTGCTCGAGGCGATCGAAACGATGGAATCGGTCGGGCTGGAAACGATACAGGGTCGGATCCGCGATCTCACGGACCGGTTCAAGGCCGGCGTGCCCGACGAACGGCTGTTGAGCCCCCGGGAGTACGAGTCAGGACTCGTGACCGTCGACGTGTCCGATCCCGAGGAGACGGTCGAACGACTCGACGACGCCGGGTTCACGGTTCGGTCGATCCCGCCGATGAACGCGGTACGCATCTCCCTGCACGTGTTCAACACGCCCGCGGAAGTCGACGCGCTGCTCGCAGAACTGGACTGGGAACTGTAA
- a CDS encoding b(o/a)3-type cytochrome-c oxidase subunit 1 encodes MTETAFVDEYPEESRVIRAAFLGSFLALALGAFFGIVQALHRTDILRIFSSVDYYTILTAHGVFLVISFTIFFLVGVFTWATVRSLGRPVEDIRFTWLWYGLMSLGITITGLTILLGFVGSIDISADVLFTFYAPLQAHPLFYAGLVVFIIGTWLAGADWFRSWFAWRKENPDERIPLQTFMVLTTMLMWYIATTGIAVAVLAFLLPWSLGIVDTVNPLLTRTLFWFFGHPIVYFWLMPAYLLWYTVLPKISGGRLFSDPLARVVFVLFLLLSTPVGIHHQYLDPGIAEGFKFIAMTNTMFLLLPSLLTAFTVVASMEYGARQRGGTGLFGWLRALPWRDPAFTGMALAGLMFAAAGFSGMINAGMNINYLVHNTMWVPGHFHLTVGTAVTLTFMAGTYWLWPQISGKQLYSRPIALLQVVLWFVGMALMANAMHVQGLLGIPRRTAEPQYAGFEFETVFGSVAELNLQIAIGGTLLFVSTVLFLGNVVLTMGNPRADGVGETLPPALSGPDDAPQVLDNLALWTGIAIVLVVLAYALPLASIVTDRGLFGLGGRAFPVLLELGSGLLPAGLGDSAVALAEAIR; translated from the coding sequence ATGACTGAAACCGCGTTCGTCGACGAGTATCCCGAAGAATCGCGGGTGATCAGGGCTGCGTTCCTGGGCTCGTTCCTGGCGCTTGCACTGGGTGCGTTCTTCGGGATCGTACAGGCACTCCACCGGACGGACATCCTGCGGATATTCAGTTCGGTCGACTACTACACGATCCTGACGGCACACGGCGTCTTCCTCGTGATCAGCTTCACCATCTTCTTCCTCGTGGGTGTGTTCACGTGGGCAACCGTTCGCAGTCTCGGGAGGCCCGTAGAGGACATCCGATTCACCTGGCTGTGGTACGGGCTGATGTCTCTCGGCATCACGATTACCGGCCTGACGATCCTGCTGGGCTTCGTCGGGAGCATCGACATCAGCGCGGACGTGCTGTTCACCTTCTACGCGCCGCTCCAGGCTCATCCGCTGTTTTACGCGGGACTGGTGGTGTTCATCATCGGAACGTGGCTCGCCGGCGCCGACTGGTTCCGGTCGTGGTTCGCCTGGCGGAAGGAGAACCCAGACGAGCGGATCCCGCTGCAGACGTTCATGGTGCTCACGACGATGCTGATGTGGTACATCGCCACGACCGGCATTGCCGTCGCCGTACTCGCGTTCCTGCTGCCGTGGTCGCTGGGTATCGTCGACACGGTGAATCCGCTCTTGACCCGGACGCTGTTCTGGTTCTTCGGCCATCCGATCGTCTACTTCTGGCTGATGCCGGCGTACCTGCTGTGGTACACCGTCCTCCCGAAGATCTCCGGCGGGCGGCTGTTCAGCGACCCGCTCGCACGCGTCGTCTTCGTGCTCTTCTTGCTGCTCTCGACTCCCGTCGGGATCCACCACCAGTACCTGGATCCGGGCATCGCTGAAGGGTTCAAGTTCATCGCGATGACGAACACCATGTTCCTCCTGCTTCCGAGCCTGCTTACGGCCTTTACCGTGGTCGCGAGCATGGAGTACGGCGCCCGACAGCGCGGCGGGACTGGCCTGTTCGGCTGGCTCCGCGCGCTGCCGTGGCGGGATCCGGCGTTTACGGGAATGGCGCTTGCCGGGCTCATGTTCGCGGCTGCCGGCTTCTCCGGGATGATCAACGCCGGGATGAACATCAACTACCTGGTCCACAACACGATGTGGGTGCCGGGTCACTTCCACCTCACCGTCGGCACCGCCGTGACGCTGACGTTCATGGCGGGGACCTACTGGCTCTGGCCTCAGATCAGCGGGAAACAGCTGTACAGCCGGCCGATCGCGCTTTTGCAGGTCGTGCTGTGGTTCGTCGGAATGGCGCTGATGGCCAACGCGATGCACGTCCAGGGGCTGCTCGGCATTCCCCGACGGACTGCCGAACCCCAGTACGCCGGCTTCGAGTTCGAGACAGTCTTCGGCAGCGTTGCCGAACTCAACCTCCAGATTGCCATCGGAGGCACGCTGCTTTTCGTCTCGACTGTACTGTTCCTCGGTAACGTCGTGTTGACGATGGGGAACCCCCGGGCCGACGGCGTCGGAGAGACGCTACCGCCGGCGCTTTCGGGCCCCGACGACGCTCCCCAGGTGCTCGACAACCTGGCGCTGTGGACCGGGATCGCGATCGTGCTCGTGGTTCTCGCGTACGCGCTACCGCTCGCGAGCATTGTCACCGACCGCGGGCTGTTCGGCCTCGGCGGCCGCGCGTTCCCGGTGCTGTTAGAACTCGGAAGCGGACTGCTCCCGGCCGGTCTCGGAGACTCGGCAGTCGCGCTCGCGGAGGCGATCCGATGA
- a CDS encoding cytochrome c oxidase subunit II has product MHVHKYEKLWLALSLVLILAFIATVTYGAVGAGVSMVADDEEPVNPDTLSDHPKFGEPGVEQVGENEYEVYVIAEQFEFRPDPIVVPEHSTVTFYVTSPDVIHGFGVVGTNANTMVIPGEVAKVTVETDEPREFGIVCNEYCGAAHHAMEGKLHVVPEEEFEEHHQGGDEE; this is encoded by the coding sequence ATGCACGTTCACAAGTACGAAAAACTCTGGCTCGCGCTTTCGCTCGTGCTCATCCTGGCGTTCATCGCAACGGTGACGTACGGTGCCGTCGGCGCCGGCGTCTCGATGGTCGCCGACGACGAGGAACCGGTCAACCCGGACACGCTTTCCGACCATCCGAAGTTCGGTGAACCCGGTGTCGAACAGGTCGGCGAAAACGAGTACGAGGTGTACGTGATCGCCGAACAGTTCGAGTTCAGGCCGGACCCGATCGTGGTCCCCGAACACAGCACGGTGACGTTTTACGTCACCTCCCCGGACGTGATCCACGGCTTCGGGGTCGTCGGGACCAACGCGAACACGATGGTGATCCCCGGAGAAGTCGCGAAGGTCACCGTCGAAACGGACGAACCGCGGGAGTTCGGAATCGTCTGTAACGAGTACTGCGGAGCCGCCCATCACGCGATGGAGGGGAAACTACACGTCGTTCCCGAAGAGGAGTTCGAAGAACACCACCAGGGAGGTGACGAGGAATGA
- a CDS encoding cation-translocating P-type ATPase: MSSRECSLCDLPTPDPPVSGDAVEGEFCCRGCLEVAKALGTDALEGREGDELDREAIERAVTGEKNESADADQMSPPENACETAYLTVDGMHCATCETFLEAVSERESGVVDATASYATDTMRIRYDPESVDEEDLPSVVTGTGYTASFREVDREPESGDVAVVRFLIGGGFFGMMAMLWYVLFLYPTYFGFQPVVEFGQFDRLYLFTQIWLFTSVVLFYTGFPILRGAYVSLRARQPNMDLLVSLAASSAYLYSTIAMLVGRTDLYFDVTVAVIVVVTAGNYYESHIKRRAMGLLSTLAGDRIETVRREDGTEFGIENVSPGDRLLVKPGERIPFDGTVRDGAAAIDEAVVTGESLPVTKRPGDEVVGGSVVADSPLVVEVADPVESTRDRLVEQLWEIQSARSGVQHLADKLATVFVPLVTVLAVAITALFLLTGASPTRAFLVGLTVLIVSCPCALGLATPLAVASGVRTAADRGIVVATETIFEDAAEVDIVALDKTGTLTEGRMQVVDVVPFEGTERHLLEVAAAVERFSEHPVADAIVERAAEGAFEGGAVADGGLVDGSTADSDPPGGLQGEDDSASEPGHDSLERAGDGTVDAGDVTIHARGVEAALDGGSLLVGHPSLFDERNWTLPEETRTRAAAAAESGHVPVVVGRRDAGGEGEILGVLVVGDAPRAEWDEVVAELAGTGREIVVLTGDDSAAATHFESHPDVSSVFAGVPPEGKTAAIQRLRSSGVVAMIGDGTNDAPALAAADLGVAMAEGTELSADAADAVITGRDLSSIPTLFAVSSATNRRIRQNLGWAFVYNGIAIPLALTGLLNPLFAAAAMATSSLLVVLNSSRRLL; encoded by the coding sequence ATGTCCTCGCGTGAGTGTTCCCTCTGTGATCTCCCGACCCCGGATCCGCCAGTGAGTGGCGACGCCGTCGAGGGGGAGTTCTGTTGTCGCGGCTGTCTGGAGGTCGCAAAGGCGCTGGGAACGGATGCCCTCGAGGGCCGGGAGGGGGACGAACTCGACAGGGAGGCGATCGAACGGGCGGTCACCGGCGAAAAGAACGAAAGCGCCGACGCCGATCAGATGTCGCCTCCGGAAAACGCCTGCGAGACCGCGTATCTGACGGTCGACGGGATGCACTGTGCGACCTGCGAGACGTTCCTCGAGGCCGTGTCGGAACGCGAGTCGGGCGTCGTCGACGCCACGGCCAGCTACGCGACGGACACGATGCGGATCCGGTACGATCCCGAATCGGTCGACGAGGAGGATCTCCCGTCGGTCGTCACTGGAACCGGGTACACCGCGTCGTTCCGGGAGGTCGACCGCGAGCCGGAGTCGGGAGACGTCGCAGTCGTCCGGTTCCTGATCGGCGGCGGCTTCTTCGGCATGATGGCAATGCTGTGGTACGTCCTCTTTCTGTATCCCACGTACTTCGGCTTCCAGCCGGTCGTCGAGTTCGGACAGTTCGACCGGCTGTACCTCTTTACGCAGATCTGGCTGTTCACATCCGTCGTGCTGTTTTACACGGGATTTCCGATCCTCCGAGGGGCGTACGTCAGCCTCCGGGCCCGGCAGCCGAACATGGATCTGTTGGTGTCGCTTGCGGCCTCGAGTGCCTATCTCTACAGCACGATCGCGATGCTCGTCGGGCGGACCGACCTCTACTTCGACGTCACCGTCGCCGTAATCGTGGTCGTCACCGCGGGCAACTACTACGAGAGCCACATCAAGCGTCGGGCGATGGGACTGCTCTCGACGCTTGCTGGCGACCGGATCGAGACGGTCCGGAGAGAGGACGGCACCGAGTTCGGAATCGAGAACGTCTCGCCCGGCGACAGGCTCCTCGTAAAGCCCGGCGAACGGATCCCGTTCGATGGGACAGTTCGGGATGGGGCCGCCGCAATCGACGAGGCGGTCGTCACCGGCGAGTCGCTGCCCGTCACCAAGCGCCCGGGCGACGAAGTGGTCGGCGGATCGGTCGTCGCGGATTCGCCACTCGTCGTCGAGGTCGCCGATCCCGTCGAGAGTACCCGAGACAGGCTGGTCGAGCAGCTCTGGGAGATCCAGAGCGCCCGCTCGGGCGTCCAGCACCTCGCCGACAAACTCGCGACGGTGTTCGTCCCGCTCGTGACCGTGCTTGCGGTCGCGATCACGGCGCTTTTCCTCCTCACGGGAGCCTCGCCCACCCGGGCGTTCCTCGTGGGACTCACCGTGTTGATCGTCTCGTGTCCGTGCGCGCTCGGGCTGGCGACACCGCTTGCGGTGGCAAGTGGAGTCCGCACTGCCGCCGACCGTGGGATCGTCGTCGCCACGGAGACGATCTTCGAGGACGCAGCGGAGGTCGACATCGTCGCGCTCGACAAGACGGGGACCCTCACCGAGGGGCGTATGCAGGTGGTCGACGTTGTTCCCTTCGAGGGAACCGAACGGCACCTCCTGGAAGTCGCCGCCGCAGTCGAGCGGTTCTCCGAACACCCAGTCGCGGATGCGATCGTCGAACGCGCCGCAGAGGGCGCCTTCGAGGGCGGAGCGGTCGCCGACGGCGGCCTGGTCGACGGCAGCACGGCCGACAGCGATCCACCGGGTGGCCTGCAAGGGGAGGACGATTCGGCGTCCGAACCCGGACACGATAGCCTGGAACGGGCCGGCGACGGAACTGTCGACGCCGGCGACGTGACGATCCACGCACGCGGCGTCGAGGCGGCCCTCGACGGTGGATCCCTGCTCGTCGGGCATCCGTCGCTGTTCGACGAACGGAACTGGACATTGCCCGAGGAAACCCGTACGCGAGCGGCTGCCGCCGCCGAGTCCGGCCACGTGCCGGTCGTGGTCGGCAGGCGAGACGCAGGCGGAGAGGGGGAGATCCTCGGCGTCCTCGTCGTCGGGGACGCCCCGCGGGCCGAGTGGGACGAAGTCGTCGCGGAACTGGCCGGGACCGGTCGGGAGATCGTCGTCCTCACGGGCGACGACTCGGCGGCCGCCACCCACTTCGAGTCCCACCCGGACGTCTCGAGTGTCTTTGCCGGCGTCCCGCCGGAGGGAAAGACCGCAGCGATCCAGCGTCTCCGGTCGTCGGGTGTGGTGGCGATGATCGGCGACGGAACGAACGACGCTCCCGCGCTCGCCGCCGCAGATCTCGGCGTCGCCATGGCTGAAGGGACCGAACTCTCTGCCGACGCTGCCGACGCGGTCATCACCGGACGAGACCTGTCTTCGATCCCGACCCTCTTTGCGGTCTCGTCTGCGACCAACCGTCGCATCCGACAGAATCTCGGTTGGGCGTTCGTCTACAACGGGATCGCGATTCCGCTCGCCCTCACGGGTCTTTTGAACCCGCTGTTTGCGGCGGCGGCGATGGCGACAAGCAGCCTGCTCGTCGTGCTCAACTCCAGTCGCCGACTTCTCTGA
- a CDS encoding NfeD family protein, with the protein MLLQMELLGPETLPLLLITAGLLISMAEALAPGANFIVVGIALLGAGLVGLALGPLASPIVLAVLVLLFGSVAFYGYRELDIYGGKGQAQTRDSDSLKGQTGRVTEAVTPTGGQVKLDSGGFNPYYSARSIDGEIPEGAEVLVIDPGGGNVITVESLEVVEDEIDRELARGRDASDAADAAVDAAMQEAKEEEDDRDSDREQEPDSDREQEPDSDREQEPDSEREPERER; encoded by the coding sequence ATGCTACTCCAGATGGAGCTTCTCGGTCCCGAGACGCTGCCGCTTCTGTTGATAACGGCGGGGCTTTTGATCTCGATGGCGGAGGCGCTCGCACCGGGAGCAAACTTCATCGTCGTCGGGATCGCCCTGCTCGGGGCGGGGCTGGTCGGTCTCGCACTGGGGCCGCTCGCAAGCCCGATCGTGCTGGCAGTGCTCGTCTTGCTGTTCGGTTCGGTCGCCTTCTACGGTTACCGGGAGCTGGACATCTACGGCGGGAAAGGGCAAGCACAGACGCGGGACTCCGACTCGTTGAAGGGCCAAACCGGACGAGTGACGGAGGCGGTCACGCCGACCGGCGGACAGGTGAAACTGGACTCCGGCGGGTTCAACCCGTACTACTCGGCACGGAGCATCGACGGCGAGATCCCGGAGGGGGCGGAAGTGCTCGTGATCGACCCGGGCGGCGGGAACGTCATCACCGTCGAATCGCTGGAGGTCGTCGAAGACGAGATCGACCGGGAACTTGCCCGCGGTCGCGACGCCTCGGACGCCGCAGACGCCGCAGTCGACGCAGCCATGCAGGAGGCGAAAGAGGAGGAAGACGACCGCGACTCGGATCGAGAACAAGAACCCGACTCGGATCGAGAGCAAGAACCCGACTCGGATCGAGAGCAAGAACCCGACTCGGAACGGGAACCCGAACGCGAACGGTGA